Below is a genomic region from bacterium.
GGGCTCCACTCGGCTCCAGAAGGCATCCGACAATTCCCAGCTCGCCAATCGCGACATGGCTGACTCCTCCAGTTGTGATGGAGGAAGCTGGCTCAACGGAATCGAAATGTCAACCTATTTACGGATAAGCTCTAAGTCCGACAGGCTGCTAGGGAAGAACGCGAAGGCAAGCGCCGCGGCTGAAGCCAATGATGGACAGAGCAATGGCGCTGGCCTGTCGCTGGATTCGATCGCCGGCATGACTTCCCCACTATCCCTGCCTTCGCATGTCGCGGCTCTGGCCTTTGGAGGCCCGCTTATCCTCACGTCCATCGCACCTTCATATCCTCACCCTTCGCGGCTCTTGCCCGTGGCCATCCGCTCTCCTTCGCGTCCTTCGCGAGTAATGACTCCAGCACGCAGGATCTCCCATTTCGAATGAAGGTGCGCGATGGATCATGCGCCTCCGTCCGGTGTCCAGATGGGCAGACAGCGGACCGGAGGCAGATCCGCCCGCAGGTTGGGATCTTGCCGGCCACAACCCGGAGCGTCCATGCCCACCCTCACTCAGGAATCCCTGGCCACCGCCCTGCGCGAGCTGCCCCGCCGCGACGCCGCCTTCCGGCCGTGGTTGAAGCGGGTGGATGAGCCGCGCCTGCCCCCACGCCGTCCGCCCTTCCAAACCCTGGCCGATGCCATCCTCAGCCAGCAGGTGAGCGGCGCCGCCGCCGAGACCATCTGCCGACGCACCTTCGCCCTCTGCCACGATCCGCGCCGTCCCGCCGCCGCCGACCTGCGCCGCCTCTGCGACACGGAGGAGGGCCGCGCCGCCCTGCGCGCCGCCGGCGTCTCCCCGCAGAAGCTGGGCTACCTGGATGCCCTGGCCCACGCCTTCAGCGGCGGTCCGCTCGAGCGCTTCCCCTTCGCCCGCCGCCCCGACGAGGAGATCGTCGCCGCCCTCACCGCGGTGAAGGGCATCGGCCGCTGGACGGCGGAGATGTTCCTCATCTTCGGCCTGCGCCGCCCGGACGTCTTCTCCCCCGGCGACCTCGGCCTGCGCAAGGGCGTGGCCCGTCTGTACGATCTGGACGACCCCTCACCCGCCGAGTGCGCCCGGCGCGCCGAGGCCTGGATCCCCTGGCGCAGCGTGGCCAGCCTGGTCTTGTGGCGGGTGGCGGGGTGGAAAGCTGTGACTTGACGAGACATGTCCAGCCTGCTCGATGGTCAGGAATCCGTGGCCCTTTATTGCAGCCAGGACAACCGCCTCCACCACAACTGAGTATGTTTGTATAGATTGGCGGTGCGGTTCAGCCATGCAGCTTGGCGCGTCGTGCCGCCAAGGGGATGGCCGGACGACGCCTGAATCGACTCGGCGGTTGTCACTCGCGCTATGTCAACAGTCTACCACAGCAAACTATGGGCACACGCGCTGACCCTGCGGGGATCCGGCGGAGACATTGCCGCGCTGTCGCGTTCCATCGAAAACGCGCGGGTGGACCTGAACCCCCACCAGATCGACGCCGCGCTGTTCGCCTTGCGTTCCCCCTTCACCAACGGTGCCATCCTGGCCGACGAGGTGGGGCTGGGCAAGACGGTGGAAGCGGGCATCGTCCTCTCGCAGAGGTGGGCCGAGCGTAGGCGCCGCATCCTGGTCATCGTGCCCGCCATGCTGCGCAAGCAGTGGCAGCAGGAATTGCTGGAGAAGTTCTTTCTGCCTGCCGACGTGCTGGACGCCCGCGTTGCGGGAAATACCCAACCAGGGGGCAGCGCCAATCCCTTCGACCGCAAGGACCGGGTGGTGATCTGCTCGTATCACTTCGCCTCCCTGCGGGCCGCCGACGTGTCACGCATTCCCTGGGATCTGGTGGTGCTGGACGAAGCGCACCGGCTGCGCAACGTGCACCGTTCCCGCTCGCGCCTGCAGAACATTCCGGCGGCCACCAAGAGCATGGCCCACCGCATCGATGATGCCCTTGGCCGCGCACCCAAGCTGCTGCTGACCGCCACGCCGCTGCAGAATTCCCTGCTGGAGCTGTTCAGCCTGGTCAGTGTCATCGACCCGCATGTCTTTGGCGATGTGGCCTCCTTCCGCGACCAGTTCGTGACCAATCCGGACGAGCTGTCCCGCAACGTGCTGCTGAAACAGCGGCTGGCGCCTGTCTGCACCCGGACCCTGCGCAAGCAGGTGACAGAGTACATTCCCTTCACCAACCGCGTGCCCATCACCCAGGAGTTCCTGCCCTCCGGCGCCGAGCAGGCGCTCTACGACGCCATCACCGACTACCTGCACCGCGAGATCCTCTACGCCCTGCCGGCCAGCCAGCGCCAGTTGATCACCATGGTGCTGCGCAAACTGCTGTCCTCCTCCACCTTCGCCATCGCCCGCACGCTGCGGCGTCTGGCCGACCGTCTGGAGCACGTCCAGCAGCAGATGGACTTGCTGGGCGAGGATGACTTGGAAGGGCTGGACGACTGGGCGGAGGAAATCGGCGCGGAGGCGGAACCGGCGGACGACACACCCGCGAGCCCTGTCCAGCTGGATCCCGTCCAGTTGGGCGAGGAACTGGCGGAACTGCGGCGCTACGCCGACCAGGCGGCGGCCATTGCCCACAACGCCAAGGGCGACACCCTGCTGCCCGCGCTGGCCATCGCCTTCGCCAGGGCCGAGGAATTGGGCGCGGCACGCAAGGCCGTCATCTTCACCGAATCCCGCGAGACCCAGCGCTACCTGTTCGACCTGCTGACCACCAACGGCTACGCGGGCCAGGTGGCCACCATCAACGGCACCAAC
It encodes:
- a CDS encoding DNA-3-methyladenine glycosylase 2 family protein, with the translated sequence MPTLTQESLATALRELPRRDAAFRPWLKRVDEPRLPPRRPPFQTLADAILSQQVSGAAAETICRRTFALCHDPRRPAAADLRRLCDTEEGRAALRAAGVSPQKLGYLDALAHAFSGGPLERFPFARRPDEEIVAALTAVKGIGRWTAEMFLIFGLRRPDVFSPGDLGLRKGVARLYDLDDPSPAECARRAEAWIPWRSVASLVLWRVAGWKAVT